The Cryptococcus gattii WM276 chromosome D, complete sequence region AAATACGAGACGGCCGACGATCTTTTGGCCAGTATCCTTGGTACTGCCCCTCCTGCACCCGTCATTAAACCTTCACCCATCTCTCAACAAAACGTTCCCCAACAACTTCCGGCTGCGCCTGCGCAACACCGTCAGGTCTCACCACTATCTTATGGTAGTAGCTCTATACACCAAGCAAGCTCGCCAGTAAGGACTTATACTCCTCAAAAGCAAGCTTATGGGCAACAAGTAAATGAGTACCCGACTTTAGCCGTGCAGCAATCTGATTTGACCGAGTCTAATGTTCGCAAATCCTCGAAGATCGGAGATGCTACCTTTGCACAAGCCGCGCAAGCTGCAGCTGCCAACGCTGCGCCCATCGCTACCCCTCCTATGCACactctttctccttctaGCCGTTATCCTGCTCCTAATGACCAAGCCCAGGCTCGAGGACAATATCACGCTCGCTCATGCTCTCAAACCTCTCAAAAGTACTCAGACAACCAGTCTAACCGGCCTACCCATCACGTTTATCAGCGTACATCAACACCCAGCTCTTACCGTAACGGCGCAGAATCTCGTGCTGTCATGGCGGAAGCCGTCGTTGATGCGACTGTGCTGAAGGAACAGGAAGATGATGCGAGAGTTTGGGGGATCGAGTTGGATGCCACGAAGAGAAAGTTGGAATTTAGGAGGAGGTTAGTCGATTTGATGATGGTAAGTTGTCTTATATGCTGGTCGAATGGGAGTATTTCAGAGGAACTGATGAGGCTGTAGACGGATGAGATGTTTATGGATAAGGTCTGGGTTGCATATCTCGAGAGGATGTCTGCTATTCGCTCATCCAATAATGGGCAGTGGAATGAGGGATAGTCTGTCTAAAGTTTTGCAGTTGATCGTATGGGATGGAATCAtgatggagaggaagaaatgCAAACCGGCTTCTCATGAGCATGATAGTAATCTTGTGATTTCTTGACATGAATAGTTAATGGTGGTCGGATAGTCTTCGGGAGTATAGCAAGACGGAAAGGTGATAGGTGTTACAGGCTCTAAATCGGACTAATAGTAGACGCCCATTTGTAATTGGAGATGAAATTCCTAATCACCCCGCCAATTCGCATTAAACACCACACCTCGATTTCGAAGCCCCATTTCTGTGAGCTACATTGGTCATTAAGTGTATTTATATGCATGGATAGATAGCCACGGATAATCTCTATTCCGTGATACCGATAATAAAGCATTACTGTCGATGCATAGAAGTCGTGGGTTGAAGTAGAATGACTGGCGGGGGTAATACGTAGTTGTGTCGCTGTTGAATCTTTATTCCCACAACAACTGTACCACAACCTCGCAACTCTACTgtttccttctccatctgAATTCCCCCAGCCATGTCCCTCCCTATGCACCTCCGCAGCTACCGCGAAAAGTCCAAAGACGAACATACAAGGGACTTCTTCAACGTACCCCTTCAAGAACAGCTCCCAAACCCCTCGGATCCACCTTCCGTCGTAAAGATCAGAAACCACCATGCCCACAACGGTAATGGAATCAAGGAGGGCGAGATGCAGGGTATGGAAATCAGCGCGGTGCTAAGTGTAGAGGGTAAAGAGGAAGTCTATGTGAGCTGTTTTCACTAGCTTTCCTAAATGACATGGTGACTGGGCTGGTGCTGATTACGGGGTTGCTGTAGGCTGGGAAGCTCTCACTATTACCGCCATTTCTATGTTTCATATCACTGGACAGGAAGTCCTGCAGGTCTACAATACCCTTGTACACCATTCGCCGGGTCGAGAGGTGAGCTTTCGGTCATTGTCAATAATATCCTTGTCATCTGCGACCAGGACATGGCGCGCTGATGCGTGGAGATGATCAGGTTGAATTCGAGAGCAGGAGTGTTCGCGCTGTCGCTGGCAACATGGCATGGTATGAGGATTGTGAGCCCCTTGGTCTCCCAGCATTTGGAGCTACGCTTACACGTACAAGGTTTTGCAACTTACGTCGCTCCTGCCAGCAGCAGAGCAGTTCGCTATCCTCTTACGGGATGCTCTAAAATCACAGGTATGCAAAAAAATCACTCCTCTACGCAAATGCTAACCTTACCACAGCTCCCACAAATGAAACAGCTCAAGCCATTCCTCCCTTCCCTTTATTCAGAATACCTTCTTGCCTCCCCTTCCAACTCCCATGCTCAAACTCACACCGATAACCTGCTCATCAGCACAGAACTCGCGGCGGCAGGGACTGCGCACGACGGGGAAGGCGATTTGAGAGGACCGGGTGGTGATGGAAAGGGAGAGTATCAGCGAGGTTTGGGAGAGACTTTCGGTTTCCCCGGCGACgcaaggaagatgagggaGAGAAGTAAGATGAGGCTGTGGAGGGAATACTTCTTAAGTGTGTTTATTCTTATCTGCatggaaggtgaggctTACCTATAGACGTAGTTCATGGACGGAACTTTACTTGTAGGTATGATGAGACGCTTGAAGATGGAAGTTAAAAGTGTTGCGTAGTATTACGATACCCGCCATTCCAGCGTCTTTTGCAAGTCGGTCTTCCCTCAAGATTACGCGGCGAATTGTGGGAGGTCATGTCAGGATCAATCTGTATATCCAAATCATTATCTTCTCTCTCATAAATCCTGCTCACGTACCGCTAGATTTACGCTTTTCCAACCCGCAAACATATGACCTCCTCTTATCTCAGAACGCCGGCAAACATAGTCAATCTACAGATGAGATTGAGAAGGATCTTAACCGGTCTTTACCAGAGTACAAAGCGTACCAGAGCGAAGAGGGACTTGCAAGGCTGAGGAGAGTGCTCGTGGCCTATAGTTTCAGGAATCCTGAGTTGGGGTACTGTCAGGCGCTGAACATTGTTGTAGCTGGGTTGCTCATGTGCGTAGCCCATGTTAAAGCTCAGAAGGCCGCGTTGACGTTTTATAGCTACATGTCAGAGCAACAAGCTTTCTGGTTACTTGAGGTTCTCTGTGACAGGATCCTTCCTGGTTATTACAGGTTGGTAATAATACGATGAAAAGATAGCCGCTCATGCTCTTGTAGCCCTTCAATGGAAGGTACTCTCTTGGACCAGCGAGTTTTCGAATCACTTGTTCACCGATGTCTTCCCATGATTCACGAACACTTCAAATCGGTCGATGTTCAAATTTCTGTCGCTTCCCTTCCTTGGTTCCTGAGTCTGTATATCAATTCTATGCCTCTTATCTTTGCCTTCCGTATCGTGGACTGTGTTCTTGCTATGGGCGTAAAAGTCCTTTTCCAAATCGGTCTTGGTATGTATTCCTCAAAGATTGCAAAACGAGAGACTTACATTCGTTAGCTGTACTCAAAATCAACGGCGAGGCCCTTCTCCAAGTCACCGATGATGGCATGTTCATCAACCTCATGCGCGGATATTTTGCTACCATTGGCGACTCTGCCCACCCGGACCATGCTGACCCTCGTATTCGGGCGATCACCAATTTCCAAGAACTCCTCGTCGTGGCCTTCCGCGAATTTAACGTCATAACTGATGAAACGATCACCACCGAGCGACGTCGTTTACGTGCCATCATCTCGGACGAGATTGAAAAATTCTCTAAAAGAGCAGCTGTACGAAACCTTAAAAGAGTTGGAAGTTTCTCCAAAGACCAAATCGGTATCATCTATGACCACTATTTTACCGCCGTGTGTTCCCCTGAGGCTGGTCCTGCAGTTCAGCCAAACCCAATCAGTCTCCCCGGAGACCAGTTTGACCAGCCGAGAATCCAAGTGGATGCGCAGGGAAGGGTGGAGACAAGGATCGACCTGAGCACGTTCAAGGTGTTTTTGGGCGATATCGCGACCTGGGCAAGGGAGGAGACTGTGACGACGAATGCATTTATCCAAAGAACGGATAGGAAGGTTGCCGACCATGAGTTAATTGACAGGTATGCTATCTATCTTGATATGGGTCACGAGCTAAATGGGCTGGGCTTGGTAGAATGTTCTTCGCCTGGGATACGCAAGGTCAAGGATCGCTCTCATTGCAAGATGTCGTTCTTGGGCTGGACAGAGTGATGTCGGCTGGATTGATGGAGTCTATCGAGTGGTTCTTTGAGCTGGTATGTGGCTTACAAATGAAGATTGTTAGGAAATTTTGAGGTCCTGATGTTTGGTACAGCATGACAAAGATAAGGATGGGTATCTAACAAAGGATGAAGTCATTCAGCTCTCTGAATCTTTGCTCGTAAGCCTCATCATATCATTAGATAGTAAACCGCCTAGCTAACGCGTTATCAAAGTTTATCTTCCGAAACGAACCAGGTGACATTTACCTGGCCTCGGTATCCAAGTTCATTCTCAATGCCTTCGAATTTGGTGATGCCACTGCTCCCGAGGGGAGTGTCACTTCTCCACAGGATAGGGAGACCTTGAATGGTGATAAGGAGACTGCTTCAAGTGCAAGAGAAAGGTCTGATTCCACTGCAGGGCCACATAACTTGCCTTATCTAAGTGAGCTCACATATTGCGGACGCGACGGTTTGTCATGCTGATAAAATGACGATAGACCTTGCGACGTTTAGAATGGTAGTATTGGCCGATGAGCTGCTGGAAAACTTCTTCGACCATGATCTTTCCGCTTCCTTCCAGCTTGAAGGtacagaagaagaagactaTCACCAAGCGCACCAGAGGCCGGAAGGTCTGTTGGGTGGTTTGATGAACCTAGTTGTCACCAATGAGTACGTCTGTTTTCATCTCGCTGGCCTCTTCTCTACATGCTAATCGTATTACAGGAATAAAAACCGTCTCAACCGTCTCGCAGATGGATTCGGTGCTGCTCTTGGCAAACATGCAGAATGGCGAAAACCCTCACTCGCGAAGACCGCAGACCCTCAAGCTATCACAAACGCTTCCTCCGACCTTCGTGCGCGCGAATCACTCCTTACACCCGCACAACAACAAGGTAACCTTCAACGACGTCGCTCTGCATCTTTCACCTCCCAAGCGTCCGTCAAAACTACCAATACAACCAACACCCAGGAGACCAATATCCAGGAGACCAAGAGTCTTGTGGATGTGGAGGCGAGGTATAGGGAAGAGAGCCAGATGGTTCGGGCGGCTCAGGAAGCAGTGATGCACCGGCCCAACTTTGCGATCGATGCCATTGGAGATAGTGATGGcgaggaagatgaggaggaaggagaggaggagacTGCTGCGATTATGAATGAGGTTGAGAGGTTTTTGGCCCAACACGAGGCAGATGATGAGGGGCTCAAAGGGGagcagaagaaggttgCGACCGGTGAGTGTCTTGAAGCCCCGGCGGTGTGGATATCAGATGCTGAGGTTTTTCTCGCAGAATTGTTGAAAGCTGAGCCAATGGGTGCCAAAGCTTCGGGTGATAAAAGTGACGCCTCCCTGGTGGATATTTAGTCAAGGATTGTGATGTCTTCATAGATAAAAGAGTTTGAAGGAGTTTGCTTATTAGTTTTGTTTGCAACTGTATAAAAAGCTTCGTTCTTTTGCCTCCCTTGACATTTGGTCGTAGATGACCCTGTCTGTTTCAGATGCTCACTGATGTATAATCTCATACCGCCCTTTGCAATGATAAGTTTTTGGAAATTCTGACAAATTATATGGCATTTCCTTGCAGATGCAGTACAAATGTTACAGACGATATTAGAAGTCGTGAAGGACACTTTTTACAATTTCCTATGATGATAGATTAAACCCAGAGCCTCATGGATTTTTTACTACGACGTCTCTTCCCAATGAGATGCAGGTCTCGTATGCGAGCATAAGAAGCAGTTGACCCATGAAATCGACAAGCGCGGAATGTATAGGGAGAGTGTAAGAGCTAAAGAACCTTGATCAGCGTTCGAGCGAAATTGggggatgggaagagaaCATACTCAGGATCAAGATCCTTCGACCAGAAGAACAGAGTCAAATAGTGAGCAATAACTAGTGACAAGAGTGTCTGTCCCAGAAAGGTAAATCAGCATTTGCTCCACGATATAGCGACGCATAGAAACATACAATCGCACTAAAGGCAACCCATACTGTCCAGCCCAAAGAGGTATCAACCCAACCAACCCAAGTCACAAAGAATAAAAACGCGCCCTGACACGGATAAGCGATGAGGAACAAAGTAATGCCGCGTTGAAAAGGAGTAAGACCCGAATGGGCCCCGTGCAAGGAAGATAGGTTGGCCACAGGGCGAGGATGCGGATGAGTAGGATGGAGGAGTGCGTGCAATTGAGTGGAGAGACGATTAGCATGGATAGCGCCAATTGACCCAGTCAGGCCTAGCTGGGATGAGCATTCGGATGAGAAAGATATCTATCAACCGCACTCACCCGTCATGGATATGGCCAACAATGCAAATCCTCTGTACTTGCCTACACCTTTGGAAAGAACCATTCCCGTTCCACTGGAAATAAGCATGGCTCCGATCTGCCCATGTGAGCTTGGTCCTGAGTTACAGAAGGATTTGCTTACCAACGGGACCCATCCGCCTTTCGCAACTTCTTTAACCCACACGTTACGCACAACACGTCGAGTAAACCAGCCTGCGGCAATAGACATGATGACGACAGCCAATAAGGGTATTACCGTATCCATCGCACCGACGAGAGCTGTACCCAAAAGGGAAAGAATGAAAAGGGTAAGGAGATCGCCAAGGCAAGCTGCCAAAGGCGGAGTGATATTGTCTGTGCATCAAAAAAACCTTCAGCAT contains the following coding sequences:
- a CDS encoding GTPase-activating protein (MAC1-dependent regulator) (MIC1 protein), putative (Similar to TIGR gene model, INSD accession AAW45813.1); translation: MSLPMHLRSYREKSKDEHTRDFFNVPLQEQLPNPSDPPSVVKIRNHHAHNGNGIKEGEMQGMEISAVLSVEGKEEVYAGKLSLLPPFLCFISLDRKSCRSTIPLYTIRRVERLNSRAGVFALSLATWHGMRIVLQLTSLLPAAEQFAILLRDALKSQLPQMKQLKPFLPSLYSEYLLASPSNSHAQTHTDNLLISTELAAAGTAHDGEGDLRGPGGDGKGEYQRGLGETFGFPGDARKMRERSKMRLWREYFLIHGRNFTLLRYPPFQRLLQVGLPSRLRGELWEVMSGSIYLRFSNPQTYDLLLSQNAGKHSQSTDEIEKDLNRSLPEYKAYQSEEGLARLRRVLVAYSFRNPELGYCQALNIVVAGLLIYMSEQQAFWLLEVLCDRILPGYYSPSMEGTLLDQRVFESLVHRCLPMIHEHFKSVDVQISVASLPWFLSLYINSMPLIFAFRIVDCVLAMGVKVLFQIGLAVLKINGEALLQVTDDGMFINLMRGYFATIGDSAHPDHADPRIRAITNFQELLVVAFREFNVITDETITTERRRLRAIISDEIEKFSKRAAVRNLKRVGSFSKDQIGIIYDHYFTAVCSPEAGPAVQPNPISLPGDQFDQPRIQVDAQGRVETRIDLSTFKVFLGDIATWAREETVTTNAFIQRTDRKVADHELIDRMFFAWDTQGQGSLSLQDVVLGLDRVMSAGLMESIEWFFELHDKDKDGYLTKDEVIQLSESLLFIFRNEPGDIYLASVSKFILNAFEFGDATAPEGSVTSPQDRETLNGDKETASSARERSDSTAGPHNLPYLNLATFRMVVLADELLENFFDHDLSASFQLEGTEEEDYHQAHQRPEGLLGGLMNLVVTNENKNRLNRLADGFGAALGKHAEWRKPSLAKTADPQAITNASSDLRARESLLTPAQQQGNLQRRRSASFTSQASVKTTNTTNTQETNIQETKSLVDVEARYREESQMVRAAQEAVMHRPNFAIDAIGDSDGEEDEEEGEEETAAIMNEVERFLAQHEADDEGLKGEQKKVATELLKAEPMGAKASGDKSDASLVDI